From a region of the Acomys russatus chromosome 4, mAcoRus1.1, whole genome shotgun sequence genome:
- the LOC127188503 gene encoding elongin-B-like — MIRHHKTTIFTDAKESSTVLELKRIVEGILKRPPDEQRLYKDNQLLDDRKTLGKCGFTSQTAQPQAPATVGLAFRADGAFEALCIEPFSSPPELPDMRKRLDS; from the coding sequence ACCATCTTCACGGACGCCAAGGAGTCGAGCACCGTGTTGGAGCTGAAGCGCATCGTCGAGGGCATCCTCAAGCGGCCGCCAGACGAGCAGCGACTGTACAAGGACAACCAGCTCCTTGATGACAGGAAAACTCTGGGCAAGTGTGGCTTCACCAGCCAGACCGCACAGCCACAGGCCCCAGCCACAGTGGGCCTGGCCTTCCGAGCAGATGGTGCCTTTGAAGCCCTGTGCATTGAAcccttctccagccctccagagCTTCCAGATATGAGGAAGCGATTGGACTCTTGA